The Lolium rigidum isolate FL_2022 chromosome 1, APGP_CSIRO_Lrig_0.1, whole genome shotgun sequence region ttttcttatatAGTTTCCTCAAAGTTCTGTTCAGTCCATCATTGATAAGGCGGATGGATAGATAACCATATTCTTTTTTTCTTCAATTACTGGCGGAAAATTGGCATTCATGGAAAGGTGGATAAGTCGAAACTACAAAAGAGAAGACATCATATGGTCTTGCATGCTGGATGACGCCTATTTGCATGCCATCAGTCCTGAATAGCGCTGATCTTGGCCTTGTGCTTAACTGACAATCAACAAAGAACAATTCCCGAATAGCACAAGTAAAGCAGATATATATTTAACGGCATGAGACTTGCTTTTAGGAGAGTTCTTAATACCGCAAACTAATGGAAGATCGGCATATTAGATGAAATGATCATTTCATAACCAAATTAAAATGATGTTTTCTCAAATCTAAAATCTTTCAGCAATTTGCAAAGTCTACACAAAGACacataaacatataatttttttatataatAATAAGTAATTTCAACTAAGAATTATAGAAAACTAAGGAAGCCAACAGACTTGAAGAAAAGGAAGCACTATATATGGTAATGGACAGTGATTCTAACTGCTTTAATTGGAGGGTGCTAGTTTACATGTACAGCAAGCTCCGAAGCACTGATACTTCAAAGTCTGCCATGCCCGTGTATAATATTCCGCTGATACTCTGATACACGGGCGATACATGTATCCTAGGAGTGTCGGCTTTTCCgattttaaaaagaaagaaaaagaaaccgATACACTGCCAGGGACGTCGTCGACACCAATCAAAGCACACTAGTGACCCTAATAGCCAGTGTGCTATCTATCTATTTTCTTGATTAACCATGGAAGTGGTTTGGATTGAGGCATCAGGAGTGAGCGCACCGTCACCGTCGCCGTCTGGAGTCGCTCGCCGCCGTCTAGAATCACCTCCCCGCAACATGGAATCAttctctcctccgccgcctcaatTATTCTTTGACTTCACAAGTCATTGCATAGCATTTCATTaattttatatgtatattttcCGTATCGCCGTATTGTTGTTCTACAAATTGCCGTATCCCCGTATCCGTATCTGTCTCGCCATATCGGTGCTTCGGAGACAGCAAGTATCTCCACATGTACCCAAATTGAATGTGAGTGAGCAAGTATTTGTAAACCGTACTCAAAACTAAAATTTCCTTCCTGCAGATTTCCAGATGTCCCATGTTAATCTTGTCCTACAATGTTTGTGAGTACAGAATTGAACACCGATAACATCTTACCGAAATAGTAAAATTGGGCATTACATACATAACAACATACTAAACAAGTAAGCACGGAACATGGACTCAGAATTAAACATGAAGCTCCCAAACTAAAAAAATATATAACAAAAAATGGTGGGTTAAACTTCTCCTTTTCTTGcaattcgataagtaagaatagcAGACAGGGAAACTGAATGCATGTACAACAAATTGTAATGAGCATTGAAATAGTACTACAAAATAAAAATTTATGCTCCACTTACATTTAGATAGGAATGGGACTATCTCATGATTTAATCATCTCATTATGATAACTCTAGCAGTCTAGTACTTCTTGAACATTGTGTATATACTCCCAAATCTCCATATCGACAGATCATCAATTATATTCCCCATTTCCTCTTAGATGACACTTGTAATGAGACATTGCAATTGAAACCACGCAGAAACTGTCAAGCCCTTATTTCTCATGTTTTCTAAACGCGAGTAAACAACAACACCGAAAATATATACCGCGAGAGCCCTTCAAATATATATCTACTTATTTAGTAAGAAGTACTGTAGTAAGATACTAAGATAGAGAACAGATGCACATATTTAGGGGGTTTAGTGTGGCATACATAGTTGTGGAGCGGCTTGAAGTCGGAGACAATGTTGATGCTTCTGATCCCCAGCTTGAGCGCAGCGATGATGCCTTCCTTGAGCGCTAACACCTCGAGCTCCATGCGTCCGCCAGCAAACCCTTCGACGGGCTTCTGTATGGTGCCCACCACCTTCCCCCGGGGATCGTACACGGCCACAGCGAGCACCGAGGACCACGACTCCATGCCCTCCTTGCTCGACAAACCCTTGTAGAAGACGCGGAAGAGAGGGGGGCGATTTAGGTCATGTGGTCGCTCAAAGAGGTCCCCGCCGTGGGCCCATCGGCCGTCTGGAGTGGTGTCGGCGAGCTCGCGCGCCAAGAGGGCGCCACGGGAGGCCACGCGAGCGGAGGTGTTTGCCtgggcgtgggcggcgcggaaggcctGGGCCTCGCGGCGGTTCTTCTCCTGGCGCGCGAGTGCGGCGAATGCTGCTTCGGAGGACCAGTGCGCGGGGGCGGGTTGataggcggtggcggcggcgctgggagAGGGTCGATTCGGAGTAGTACGGACGCGGAGCGAGGCTTCGATGGCCTCTGAGGGCTGGAGTTGGAACGCGAAGTCCAGGTCGGAGGCGAGGGCGACTTGCCTGCGGAAGGCGGCGAGGTCGCCGTCGACGGCCATGATCGGAACCGGCGGTGCCACGGAGGCGAGGGTTTTGAGTGTGAACGCGAGTTTGGTTGCATGGGCTTAAATAGTGCACCACTGGACGAGATGGGCTCGCCTCGCGAACGGGTCATGGGCCATGAAACACGTATTGTTTCGTAGTTTGGGCAGCCTTTTCTGCACAGGAGAGGGAAGCAAACCCATTTGGGTGCCGACTACTTTCTGCTCTGCTTGTGTAGGCCACACCCTGTTTAGTTGCAAATATGAGCGTGTTGTGgtatcccttggagtggtgaggttagtcctagctaatggagggataggAGAGCACCTCCCAAAATCAATATCATGAAGAAGGAAGCGGAAACACTAGGCAGGAAACTGCTTGCGAAGCCAGGTCCtaagccgcctcctcctctccgctgGTTGCAGCTTACGGTACTCGGCATACTCTTCTCCGTTGTCTACAATGAAGTCGATTGCCCTGGCCAGCAAGTTAGGTTGGAACAGCTGCGCTCTGCAGATAAACCGAGGCGTGAAGAtcatcttcatctgagcatagttcgtGATCGGGGTCCCGACGTACTGACGATGCCTCGGGTAGCGCTGCAATCCACGAGTAACAACTGCTAGTGCGGACGACAATCACATACTTTCAGATCAATAAAGGAACTCAATGATGCTTACTACCTGAATATACTCATCCCTTGTCTCTTCATCAGCAGCATAGAAGCAGCAACCATGTTCGCTCCAGTCCAGAATGTGATCGTATTTCATCTTCAGTATGACACTCCACTTGGTCCTCCAGTTTCTGATATGGTTGTAGAGCTGAAGAGTGGTCACATGTATGCCAAcgaatgcaagaacatcagcAACTACCTTCTTCATATGCCCATCTTTGAATCCCATGTTAAAAAAGACACAGCTACGGATgagctgaaccaaccggttgagcacaaactctgaaagctcaggtttccaaaccatggcaGGTTTGCTTGAAATCAGATATTGGTAAGCATTGACAGTAGGAGCAGAAAGATTAGGGGAGCTCAatggtatgatcgcctacatgacaaacactagcacatcaatgaactaccacttcccacatccacatccacatccacatccttaagcactaccacatgaatgaactaccactaccacatccacatccttaaacagtagcacatcaataaactaccacatccacatccacatccttaagcattaccacatcaatgaacaacGAGAAAAGAAAGAGCGGCCTTACATTCAGAGGAGCCACACGCAGCACCGAGGTcggggaagcaggggaccctggCGAAGATGCAGGCAACACCACCATCCCAGTGGAAGAGTCTGGTGCAACGATGACAACCGCCCCCATGGTAGAGTCAGATGCAACATGGACAACCTCAACCGGCGATGAAGGAATGGCCTACAATGGACTCGTTCACCCCCCATGTGTacccaaaagatctagatctaaggctagcgtttgcagaagcttaccacaactGAAGTCATCAatgcagaggaagaagacgaccatgGCCAGTAGCCGCCGCTACAGCCACCATCGTCGCtgcaagcctcgccgaccgtgcgggtgagaAAGAGTCGGCCATGTCGCTATATCGGgaagggtggatgagctcgaaatggggggaAATGGATGATTTGGACTTGGCGGTGAGAGAGCCGCCCTTATATACGGTGGCGAAATTtcaagcgcggtgaccgaattcatcccgCCGGGATTTCGTCGTCCCGCGCCACCTCGCGCCATCTCCCACGGTGGCTCGGCGGGAACACGACGTTGTCGAGTTGTGCGAAGAAGAGTgtggctcgctagaaacggcTGATCCGGgagttcctccagggcctggcccgagggtactttgagaaccggttcctgCAACAACGCGGGTGAGGCCAGGTAACCAAACAGGCCGAAAATTGCtaggccgatgcgagccaaggcgaTGCCTAAAACAAAAGGGTATAGATGATCATTACGAGGAGCTGAAGATTCCATGACGCATGCTTGATGCAATGGTGATGTAGATGAAGCAGACAACCTGGAGATCCTCCCGATCCCCTCTGGTTTCCAGCGGCACTGCCCTAGCACTAGTACAGTGTAGTTTGATCTTCTCATCACTGTTGTGCTTCCCTAGATCAATAGGGGTGTGGGGATGTAGGAGGCCAAGAAATGCGATCGTGAACTCAATCAGATCGATCGCTGCCAGGGTCTCCACCCTTTATATGACGCAGACGACAGGGGACCAAACCAACGAGTTGGTTTTGGTGCCCCCGATTAAGGCGTGTTAGTTGCATACGAGGTGGTCACGGATGTTGATTCGTGGGGCTCCTCCTTAACATTGTTTTGACTAAATCTTATCAGTCTTTTGTTTCCCGTTAAACCTGACAGGTCAACCAACATTCACCCCCATTATTGTTATATTTAACTTTATTTGCCGTTCTCCATAGAAATAATAGATCAAACTGAGGTGTTGCAACAACCAATAAAAGACCACTGAACCTCAACACTTACGACATAGCAGCCTATCTCGAAATGGATAACATTTTACATACTTACTAGGAGTGATTATCATAGTGATCCTGCCGAAAGCGGAGGCCTGTGCTTAGTAGGATGGGCTTCATTGCTGCACTCCAGCAACCAATGGGAGCACTCTTGGCCCAACACGCCCCATGATCCTTTTCACTGTTCATCTCGACCTGAATAGTGGCTGGCTTTCGTTCTTCGCGTTTGTGAGAAGTAAACGACATCGACATATGAAAAACGTCTAGAAGCATAGTATTCAGGGCCCTGAAATCGACTGGCTGATTTATCCCACCGTGCCCTGTATAAAACGCATTTCTGGTCAACGTAGACGTGTCAATGCAGCGTGCGAGACAACTTGAGAGTTGAGAGGGAGCAAGAATGATGGCGAGACGAAGTGGGGCGTTGACAGTTATTTGATCATAAGCGGAAGAGAGAGCTTCTCCAGGATGACCACACACACAGAGTCTACGTGCCGGAGACTAAGGCAGGGGGAGGCATATGCCGGCAGCCGGCGTATCAATTCTGCACCGCTTCGGAGATATCCACACATTTGAGGAGATTATTAGGAGCATGTCTCCATCTGTCGGCAAAAGACGGCCACAGAGAAGAAGCAAACGGCTCACGGCAAGCAAGGAGCTATTGTGAAAAGTAAGCACACGGCAATGGCCTTTTCTTTGTTTTACCTtgtccttttctttttcataaaaTAGCCTCACTTGACGATTAGTCCAGTACTTCTTATGTGGATGAAAAAAGGCTATTGAATAGGTATTTCAGGTTACAACTTTCACAGAAACTGGCAATGAGCATTAGTCACTAGAACATTCCTTTCTCTTTTGTGTCAATATATTTACTCAGCAACGTGGCCCTTCAGAAAGTATAATCAGCGAGAGTCCATGTTTGAAGCTCTCAAATCCATTGCCTTGCTATTTAGGCCGTCCAGGGCCAACAGCCTTTGTCTTCAAGAAAGCGTCAGACACTGAGGCGCTTAATCAGTATGCAATTGGCCTTAACATTGTCCAAGTGGCCATGTATCTTCAGATTAAAGCCTAAACAAACAAAAAGCTTCAAAGAAGttcaaagatttttttttcttaggAATTGTTTTATAGGAGACAAACGTAAATGAGATAGCCAGAAGGCCTGGATCCGGGGGAATGTTCTGTGCTCACATAATCTGAATATAAATAGAGACATGCCCCCTACTAATCTCCTAAAATGTGCACTTTTATATAAGAGAAAATTTCTTTAAGAAAGTGTCACACTTATTAGTCGCTTAATCAGTATGCAATTGGCCTTAACTTTGTGCAGATGGCCATGTATCTTCGGATTAAAGCCTAGCCAAACAAAAAAGCTACAAAGAAGTTCAATGGATTTTATAACTAAAATTAATTCAAAAAACCACCAACTTAAATAAAGATGGGTGTCAACATGGACACAAAGCATGCAAGATGCATTTTTGGTGAACTATGTAAGGATATTGCACTGCCACGCAGGATGGACCCTCTATTTACCAAAATAACATCTGAATGTTTCAATCCTGAGATGTCAATGATCTAATCCCTGCCTCTGAATTTCGTGATTTGGTTCTGTCAGGAAAGTTTACCCCTGACCTGAGCTCATAAGCCAAAGGCTTGACCCTCCACACCTGCCGTTTCAACGGAACGTTACAAAAGGAGACGCAACATGTCACCGAGATTTTAGCATGTAAGAATCGAGATCACCTTGAACCTAATGTCGATAACGTGTGAAATCAAACACGCATCAGCGTAAGCAGCCACGTGAAATCTACATGAGCAATCTGAGTTTGAGTTCGGTTTGACGAGAATTCAGAAAGTGGCCATCTGTTTCCTTGCGGATCTTAGTTTATCTCCAGCCTACGTGCGTGCGTGTCATCATCAATGGATGCCCTTTAAAAAGGAAGCACGGACTGGTCCACGGAAATCACATTAGCGAAACCATTCTTATTGCTCGCGAGAACCAATCCCTATCAGCAAACTTTCATTTATCTTAACATATCCGGAGGAGTCCCGAGTCCTCACCAAGCGCAAGAAACACGCACTCAATTGGAATCAACTAGCCCGTGCTCCTCTTTTTTTCGGATCAATAAATTCCCCGTCTCACTCACAGTATAGTTGATTTTGAATACTCCTTGAAACAGCCTTTCGCCCAGTTTTACAAGTAAAGCAAATATAACCATACAAAGTTCGAGATGAAGTCATAAAGAAACACAGACTCAATTGGAAATCGGAATCAACTGCCGTGTTTCGATTTTTCTTTGGATCAATAAATACCATGTCTCACTCACACTATAGGTAATTTTGGACGCTACCATGATCTTCAAAACACAGTTTAGTATAATTTATTTAAAATTTATATTTCTGAACAAAGTAATTTTGGATTATAAAAACATCTCGTGACAGTTCTAGTAAcataaatttgatttttttaagtGATAGTTATTTCTATATTTTTAGTAAAAAAAATCGGAAATTATAAATGAGTGGAAGTTAAGTTTGTAGTCCCTTTGCAAGCAGATTAATTTCCAAGTGTGTAataaatttgagtagatctctgacGGCGAAGGGATACACAAGGTAAGTTTGTGCAAACGAGTGGATGTGAGTAAATTAAACAAAATACTACATCTTGAATAGTAGAATTGTTTCGCAGCCCAAACTAGTTTGCTCGAGTGGCAAACCGTTCTTATTGTTGGCTTGAAATCCATTTCCATATGTATATGTTTCGATAAATTATTTCGAGCTCTTTTGTTACCGGGCAATAAACAGACGTTGTCAATGCTATTTTGTAAAAAGGTGCCGTGGTAATTTTAATACAAATATGGTTCCAACTTTATAAGCCTCTTGATGACAATTGAGAAGCCGAATATCCAGGCATACCAACATTTGGTATGTTTTCGAAGATATTGTTGAAATAAAGTTGTCACTGGATACACATCAGAAATATTTGTGTACCAGGAGTTACAATATTTTAGAATACCAAATTTGCAAAAGATGTTGATGGTTTCATCTCTTTATCTCTTAGCTCTTGTATGTGTCGGCGTGTCACACTGTGGATATATAGAGCATACTTTTCGTGTCCTATGCATATGTCTATAAAACATTGTTAGTtcttagaattttttttttctgtattCATATCTATAGTGGAAACTTTGTTGATATTGTCTTTGTTCCGAAATACCATGTTTTAGAAATTAAGAGAGCCTCTAAAGTGAAACTTTGATAGTTAGTCAAAATAACAAAAAATGTTTATTATTATGAATTATCTTCATTGTAACTCTGACAATATTGTATCCATTTGACTTATTTCAATATCATTTTCAGACAATAAATTTCTATTTTTGAAGCAGCCCGCATATTATTATTTGAAATGAAATGGGACAACTCAGACGAGTCCACAGCGTTGAAGATTTAATTTGAAGTGCGCCTCCCATTTCTCTCCCCTGCTCCCTCCTTCGCTCCGGGTTCCCTCCATCTCCACGAGCCTATAAACCCGCCACCACCACGAACTCCACAAGCTCTCCAGCTCCAAGTAGAAGCCAAGTCAAAATGGAGGTCATGATGCGTCCCGCCTCACCCCCGCTGCCGCGGCAGGACTTCCGGCTCGACAGCGCCGCCACGAGCCCGTACGCCACGGCGCCGTCCAGCCCGCAcggccgcctcgccgccgccgggtcCGATAGCCCGTTCGGCTCCGTCGAGCCAGCGGCGGCGGGCAGCCCGTTCCTGACGGCGCCTCCTTCGCCGAATCCGTTCGACCAACTGCCACCGGTCACGCCGCGCCTCACCGGCGCCAACCCCTTCGACCTTTTCCAGCACTTCTCCAGCGCGCCCGCAAGCCCCAGGCGCGCCGCGGCCATATACGCCCAATTCGCGGACCGCAACCGCGATGACCACGAAgatgaggaagacgacgacgacgaggggttTCAGCCGCGCTCGTCCTACTCCACCACGGGAGCCTCGGCCGTGCCGTTCGACTGGGAGGAGAGGCCCGGGACGCCCAAGGCCGGGATGGGCGGCGGGGCGGCTGCGTGGGATGACGCGGACTTCGAGTTCGGCACCGTCGCCGACAAGACCGCACCGGCGGAGAGCCTGGCGACGGCCGACAAGCTGTTCGAGAAGGGTAGAATTCGGCCGCTCAAGCCTCTGCCCCTGCTGAAGACGGGCTCCGACCTCTCTGACAAGGGAAAGATCAGGCCGCTGAAGCCGCCGCCTGGCCTGCTCGACGGCGGGAGCGTCGGGTCGTCGCCGCGATCGCCGATGACGATGAGGTCTCCCCGGCGACGGAGCAGGGTCGGCTCCGGCACCGACTTCGACCCGTTCGCGGCGGCGCTGCTGGAGGCAACCAAGGCGCCCTCCCCGCTCGGCGGGAAACACAAGAGCAGCAGCGTCGCGTCAGGTTCGCCGCCCCATAAAGCCGACCCGTTCACCACCCGTCCGGCCTCCAAGAGCGCCGGGTGGAGGAAGTGGCGGCTCAGCGACCTCCTCCTGTTCCGGAGCTCCTCTGAAGGCGGCCGCATCAACAAAGACCCGCTATTCAAGTGCTCGCCAGCGCCCGGTGCGTCAACCGAGAAAGCGAGCCCGCCGCCGGCGATGATCAAAGTCGGCAGCATGGACAAGCTGCCCAAGAAGCAGGGCGGCGACAAGAGCGCCGCAGCGGCGGCAGAGGGCATCGTCGGGTGCGCGCGACTGAGTCCGCTGCAGCGGCTGGCCAGAGGGCTCGGCGGGCACTCGTGGCACCACGGCCGCGGcgtggcggcgccgccggggaTCAAAGGGTAGAGAAGAATCTTCTGCTCTAGGCTCTAGCCGTCATCCCTCGCTTTGTTCATAGAAGAGGTGATGGTTTTCCTTTTccgtttttctaaaaaaataaatcaaacaatGTCTTGGTGTTGATTTTCTCCTCTTTGTTGAGCTTGATTGTGCTATATTTGTATATGTGGTCATGCGTACACATAATATAGAGATTATAAAAGTGAGAACATGTTAATACCTTTGCAAAGCAGCTGTCGATCATTGTATAGTATCAAGGTTGTTCTTACTTTCGTTCTTCGGCTAGATTCTGTCTCGGCACAAATCTGAAATACATAAATATTGTactctactagcatgcaaattctTCTTTGCAGAAGGTGATgagtttggattttttttttcttttttagataTCTGTGGTTTGTGGAGATAACATTATCTCTGCTCTCACATTGATCTACTTTTTTTTTGCCACACAAGGGCAATTGCCGTAGCTACAAGAATAGGAATGAGTGTGGTTCTTGGGttatattttttcttttgtttttactacCTTGGTTCCAGTGAATAAGATATTTAtttatttccaaaatttgaactacCTAAAGTTTGATCAAGTTCTTTGAAAAACTCATTAACATGTTCAAACCAGAATCAACAACTTTAAATACATCATACAATCTATCAATATAATTGtttcttatattttttttaaagtttggtgaaaatttacttgattttAGAAAAGAATATGGGCTTTATTCATAGGAATGGACAGAGTATTGCTTATTCTAATCTTTCTCTGGATTGTTTTTCTTTGCATTACATTTATCTTGGGAAAGAGCGCTCCGCTGAAAAGTACTTCACAATGCAAATAAAATGGACATTTTGACGCACGGCCTGggtctctttctttcttttgagggaattattgatgttgaagtgtgtaTAAGAATCAGAATAATGTGCTCTTTTATTCACTTCCGTTCTTTCTAAAGCTACTTGCACCAAAATTCCATCCCTGCATCCCAAGAAAGGGCTGATGTCTAGTGGTACTAATTAAGAGATGAAATTTATATTGTATATATATGAAAGTGATGTAGTGGCATCTGGCCTCTGTTTGTGATATGACAACAAGGTTTTCAGTGCATATTATGTTGGAAACCACTACTTTTATTCTTTAAAGCCCACTAGTTTTGTCCCTCTTAACCAATGGGACATACACATAAAGAAGAGGTTGTAAAAACGAGAAATTGTTAAGGGCATCTTTGGTTCGTATGATTTCAAAAATGCATGAATGATAAAAAGGTAGAAACTAGATACCTAGTAACTGAAAGATTTTTTTTGCCTTTTTCATGGTGCAATCAAACACATTTTGGTTCAATCACGATCATGTAGGAATCAAGTGGGCATGTCACTATAGTTGTCCACTTTTTACATTCCTATGTTTGTGGAATCCTACAAATCAAATAAAGAGGCCTTGAGTGGAGAAAGATTCGACAAAATATTATGCAACGAAAAGTTTAGAAAATACCCTTCTGATTCAATTCTACAAATCAAATAACATACAACTTAGAAGAAAAATTATTGATGATCCAGCCCTCAAACATTCATATAAAAATTATTTGAATCCAAGATGATGTTATCCATTTTGTTGTCGGGTTACATTCTCgccttattattattattattattattattattctacATTCAAGTTCCACATGATACCATCTTCCAAGAATAGACATGATACCTTGGGAAATAAGATTGTTTGCTTTTAATACCTAACAGAACAGAGGGGAACATGTTGTTTTGATTCGTTTTTACAGTATGCATACTAGTACCATCATCGATACAAAAGTGATTATGAGAATCAAAATTATGATATCTTTTCTTCACTTGCATTCAATCTAAAGCTTTTAAGATTTGGAGACCAATAATTTATTATAACGGCTCCCAGTCAACTCGCCACAAGGCCTCCAGAGGCCCCCACTTATCTTTTTTGTTGGGTCTGCCCCTGTGTCTAGTGGTATTTAATAGTGATGGAATCtagagaaaattttaatatgatctTGGATTTATATGAAAACAATTTAATATGACGTTTCTGAAAAATAATAGAGACCCTAGAAATATACAAGTAAAATTTGGTAACAAAAAAAAATATCATGTGTGTTTTTTGCTTATTTGATTATAAAGATTCTTTTTACAACAAAGTGTGTAGCTTGACATGCAAATATGCAATAATTTAATAGTGATATTCCCCAGCTCATAATTAATGATATGTTTTCTCCATATTTCACATGTATGAGTGTCTACCTACCTACTAAAGACCTGATTgtttttcacatttttttgagCTTATGTATGTTTCTTATAGAAACTATCGCTTTTGTTTCTAAATGTATTGGCATTCCATTTTCCTACTCCACCAAATTTGGCATGCATATGGCCAGTGGCCTCCCCTCGCGAAAATCTACTCCCTATGTTCTATTCATTAGGTGGACATATTTTTGGAGCACGggctgttagagatatatttggtatacgtacggttagggatag contains the following coding sequences:
- the LOC124672522 gene encoding uncharacterized protein LOC124672522, translating into MEVMMRPASPPLPRQDFRLDSAATSPYATAPSSPHGRLAAAGSDSPFGSVEPAAAGSPFLTAPPSPNPFDQLPPVTPRLTGANPFDLFQHFSSAPASPRRAAAIYAQFADRNRDDHEDEEDDDDEGFQPRSSYSTTGASAVPFDWEERPGTPKAGMGGGAAAWDDADFEFGTVADKTAPAESLATADKLFEKGRIRPLKPLPLLKTGSDLSDKGKIRPLKPPPGLLDGGSVGSSPRSPMTMRSPRRRSRVGSGTDFDPFAAALLEATKAPSPLGGKHKSSSVASGSPPHKADPFTTRPASKSAGWRKWRLSDLLLFRSSSEGGRINKDPLFKCSPAPGASTEKASPPPAMIKVGSMDKLPKKQGGDKSAAAAAEGIVGCARLSPLQRLARGLGGHSWHHGRGVAAPPGIKG